The Verrucomicrobium spinosum DSM 4136 = JCM 18804 DNA segment GAGGGATGGGGAGGCCGTGGCGAGGCGGGAGCCTGGGCCTCACTGGGATGGGTGGTCAGAGATGCGCCCTGTCCCAGCTCAATGCGATCCCCCAAGGTGGGAGCGTGATCAGAGCTCCAGCGGATCACTTCTGCCCCCCAGCCTCCGTTGGGATCTGGCAGGTAGGCGATGGAACGGCCTCGCCCGTAGTTCTGGGCGGCGATGACAGGCTGGTCGGGCTCATCCTTCACCACTGCGAGAATCGTGGCCCCGGGCTTGGCGCGTCGCACGCGGTTCATGCCGCTGAAGGAGGGGTGCGTGTCCAGGATCGCCGCATTCTCTTTGGGGTCGCTCACCAACTGCCAGATGGGATGGTTCCGCACTGAGGCAGGAATGGCGACTTCCAGCGTGCCGCCATAGTTGCCATCGCCGTAGTCCACCATGTCCACCGGAGTGATCTTCTCCCAGGGCGTGCGGTCATAGTTGCCGGAGTCGAAGGCGGTGTTGCCGCCAGCCATGAGGAAGCCCCCGCCCCGCTCCACCACCCACTCCACGACCCACTGCATCTGCTCCTCAGAAAAATTCCCCACCGGCACATCGCTGAACATCATCACATCATAACTGTGCAGTTCCTCCCGGGTTTTAGGAAACGGACGGGAGGAATCCACCAGCATCTCGCCATTGGCGAACTTTACCCCGAAGAGGTTGGGCCGGTCCACATACTGGCTCACCGGGGTGAAGGTGGTGCATTCCATCTCACCGGTGCCGGTGCAGGCGGAGGTGATCATTTCGATGTCATTGACGAAGTGCCCCTCAGATCCCAGCGAGCGCTTGGCATGGGTGCCTTCTGCCACGAGCACACGCAGCTTGGTGGTCACCACTTCCATGGTGAAAGTGAAGCGGTTGTCCTCCAGCGTCGCCTCCGTGCCTGGTCCCTTGAGTTCCACGGTGTACTTCGTGGTGCGGGCCGGACTCACGAAGACGAGCTTGCGGGACGCGGTGGCGACACTGGCATCAGAGGCAGGCGAAAAAGTGACCGTCTGCCGCGTGATCTCCGCCCCCTCATCATCCCGGAGAATGAGATCAAAGCTCTCCGTCCGGGAGACACCGCCAGCCTCCAGCTCCACGGGCACCACCACGCGGGACTGGGCACGCACCATGCGCGGCGGCAGCACCGAGACCAGGGCAGCGTTTCGCGCTGGCACATCCCGACCCACCAATCGCGTGGACAGTCGAACCCCCGCCTCGTGTAGCGCTCCAAGCGCCGTGCTGAGCCGTGAAGCATCCTGCACACAACCATCTGACACCACCATGACATGGTCGAGATTCGAGGACTCACTGCTGGCGACCAGGCGCTCCAATGCCGCAGCCAGCCGCGTTTCCGGGCCATCCGGCTTCAGGGTGAGGTCCCCGCTCGTTCCGATGGGCAAAGGCTCCGAATCCACCGAGAACTGCCGGTACTCCGGTGCAGGCAGCCCCGCCTTCTGGAACGCGGAACCCAAGTCAGCCGTCCACCCCAGCGCCTCCTCCCAACGCGTCCCCTGCTCTGTGCCCGCCATCGTCATGCTCGCGGACGCATCCACCAGCACCACACTGCGGGAGGCCCTTACGGGCGTGCTCACATTCTCCGATGGGTTCAACAAGATGAATGCAATCAAGGCGATGGCGCTCAGACGCAGCAACAATACAGGAGCCTGGAGCCATGCCGGATGCAATGGTCTGCCCCGGAGCGCCGTCACCACGGCCAGCAGCGCGGCACCCACAGCGAGCCCCACGATCAGAGGGACTGGCAGCGCTGGTTGCAGGGTGGAGTACAGATTCATGCAGGAAGAGAAGGGTGTGGGCGACTACTCCCTTTCTGCATTCAGAGGCAGACGGATGGCGAGGGTCTGGTCGTCTGCTCCGGTTCGAGCCTTAACCTGATTCACCCCCTCCACCAGCGCCGCCCCGGCGGCGCTGGCATCCGCCACGGGTTTCCCGTTGATCTCCACGATCTCCATGCCCACGGCGAGACCCGTTTTGGCTTTCTCCTTCTTTCCTATCTGCTCGACCACGAGGCCTTTCCGACCCTTGCGAAAATCAATGCCGGGCAGGCTGTCGAGACGGAAGGTCGATCCAGCAGGAACTGCCTGGGGGTCATTGCGACCGGCGGTCAAGGTGGCCGTCAGTTTCTGGCCCGCCCGCTGATAGCTCAAGGGCAGTGATTCCCCAGGCCGGACCATGGAGGCGAGGAAACGCAGATCCCCACGGGTGAAAACCTTGCCGCCGGAAGCCTCCAGCACAATGTCTCCCGCCTTCAATCCCGCCGCCGCTGCGGGCCCCCCCTCCATCACCTGGCCCAGCTTTGCCCCCGCCATGCTGACGAGGCCCGCAGCTTCAATGTCCTTGCGCAAGGGCTCCTCAATCTGCCAGCCAAAGAAGCCGCGCTCCACCTGGCCCCGCTCGGCAAGCTGGGTGACCACATTTCGCACCAGGTTCGAGGGAATTGCGAAACCGATGCCGACATTAAACCGCCCTGCCGCGCCCCAGATGGCAGTGTTGATCCCGGCAAGCCTCCCGTGCCGGTCTGCGAGCACGCCGCCGGAGTTGCCTGGATTGATGGCGGCATCTGTCTGGATGTAACTCTCATACCCACCTCGCGTGGTGAGATCCAGGTTCGCACGACGCACGGCAGAGACCATGCCTTTGGTCGCGGTGATGCCGATCTTGAAGGGATTCCCCACCGCATACACCGGATCGCCCACACGCACCGAGTCACTGTCTGCCAGCCTCAAGAAGGGCAGCCCGGTGGCCTTGATCTTCAGCAAGGCCAGATCGGTCAGTGGATCATCCCCCACGATCTCCGCGTCATACCGCCGGCGGTCGGCGAACTCC contains these protein-coding regions:
- a CDS encoding trypsin-like peptidase domain-containing protein; protein product: MNPSKAAALASMLCFLSPSSLRAEVPRLPAGQGAVIFAAPSGAAPVYPSDADLIDTVTPAVVSVFPARIVEGADAENPLDQFFNRDRSAPRGNGGDGGSRENERVQGVGSGVVISADGWIVTNSHVIHLQNGKQADAISVEFADRRRYDAEIVGDDPLTDLALLKIKATGLPFLRLADSDSVRVGDPVYAVGNPFKIGITATKGMVSAVRRANLDLTTRGGYESYIQTDAAINPGNSGGVLADRHGRLAGINTAIWGAAGRFNVGIGFAIPSNLVRNVVTQLAERGQVERGFFGWQIEEPLRKDIEAAGLVSMAGAKLGQVMEGGPAAAAGLKAGDIVLEASGGKVFTRGDLRFLASMVRPGESLPLSYQRAGQKLTATLTAGRNDPQAVPAGSTFRLDSLPGIDFRKGRKGLVVEQIGKKEKAKTGLAVGMEIVEINGKPVADASAAGAALVEGVNQVKARTGADDQTLAIRLPLNAERE
- a CDS encoding glutamine amidotransferase, producing MNLYSTLQPALPVPLIVGLAVGAALLAVVTALRGRPLHPAWLQAPVLLLRLSAIALIAFILLNPSENVSTPVRASRSVVLVDASASMTMAGTEQGTRWEEALGWTADLGSAFQKAGLPAPEYRQFSVDSEPLPIGTSGDLTLKPDGPETRLAAALERLVASSESSNLDHVMVVSDGCVQDASRLSTALGALHEAGVRLSTRLVGRDVPARNAALVSVLPPRMVRAQSRVVVPVELEAGGVSRTESFDLILRDDEGAEITRQTVTFSPASDASVATASRKLVFVSPARTTKYTVELKGPGTEATLEDNRFTFTMEVVTTKLRVLVAEGTHAKRSLGSEGHFVNDIEMITSACTGTGEMECTTFTPVSQYVDRPNLFGVKFANGEMLVDSSRPFPKTREELHSYDVMMFSDVPVGNFSEEQMQWVVEWVVERGGGFLMAGGNTAFDSGNYDRTPWEKITPVDMVDYGDGNYGGTLEVAIPASVRNHPIWQLVSDPKENAAILDTHPSFSGMNRVRRAKPGATILAVVKDEPDQPVIAAQNYGRGRSIAYLPDPNGGWGAEVIRWSSDHAPTLGDRIELGQGASLTTHPSEAQAPASPRPPHPSPYYAAYWVNTMKWLAENSIRWRRDKLSGKILVAQAEPGGKLPVAVEFLAETDPEKVAVQEIGARLDLPGSPRVRLTYDRDRREFTGMLQMPRELTNQEVQVLFDTNTGREVLTDAAQCGVRVQSREYTRSAPDGELMAGLAKAGGGEVLTTVESAVAASRAASEAHAARESRAWPQPVWSRWSWWAVIMTLLALEWLLRRAGRSSVTPLTPLPGAA